In Streptomyces sp. RFCAC02, the following proteins share a genomic window:
- a CDS encoding 3-hydroxyacyl-CoA dehydrogenase family protein, with amino-acid sequence MTSKLAVVGAGLMGAGIAQVAARAGWEVALIDTTDAALARGLAGVERSWAKFVAKGALAEEDAEAARARITTGTDLDAVAGADLVVEAVFEQLEVKQAVFRALDGLVGDDTVLASNTSAIPITKLAAVTGRPERVVGTHFFSPVPMMALCELVRGLKTSDETLAAARAFAESTGKTCVVVERDVAGFVTTRLIAALVVEAVKLYESGVASAEDIDLACRLGFGHAMGPLATADLTGIDVLLHATENIHGETRDPKFAAPELMRRMVDAGDLGRKTGRGFYPHPS; translated from the coding sequence GTGACCAGCAAGCTCGCCGTCGTCGGAGCAGGACTCATGGGGGCCGGGATCGCGCAGGTCGCCGCCCGGGCCGGATGGGAGGTCGCCCTCATCGACACCACGGACGCCGCCCTCGCCCGGGGGCTGGCCGGCGTGGAGCGGTCATGGGCGAAGTTCGTCGCCAAGGGCGCGCTCGCCGAGGAGGACGCCGAGGCGGCCCGCGCCCGTATCACCACCGGCACCGATCTCGACGCCGTGGCCGGCGCCGACCTCGTCGTGGAGGCGGTGTTCGAGCAGCTCGAGGTCAAACAGGCCGTCTTCCGCGCCCTCGACGGGCTCGTCGGCGACGACACCGTGCTCGCCTCCAACACCTCAGCGATCCCCATCACCAAGCTGGCGGCCGTCACCGGCCGCCCCGAACGCGTCGTCGGCACCCACTTCTTCTCGCCCGTCCCCATGATGGCGCTGTGCGAACTCGTCCGCGGCCTGAAGACCAGCGACGAGACCCTCGCCGCCGCCCGCGCGTTCGCCGAGTCCACCGGCAAGACCTGCGTCGTGGTCGAACGTGATGTGGCGGGCTTCGTCACGACACGGCTCATCGCCGCGCTCGTCGTCGAGGCCGTCAAGCTGTACGAGTCGGGCGTCGCCAGCGCCGAGGACATCGACCTGGCGTGCCGGCTCGGCTTCGGCCACGCCATGGGGCCGCTCGCCACCGCCGACCTCACGGGCATCGACGTGCTCCTGCACGCCACCGAGAACATCCACGGCGAGACGCGCGACCCCAAGTTCGCCGCGCCCGAGCTGATGCGCCGCATGGTGGACGCCGGGGACCTCGGCCGCAAGACGGGCCGCGGTTTCTACCCGCACCCCTCCTGA
- a CDS encoding STAS domain-containing protein, translating to MHITGDHAELVVGGRLDVRNAADVRLALHRAVDGGDGDLVLDLRQLDSCDATGLGVIMGAHRRAGRCGRRLVLRAVPPHMRRVLVATRLHRILTIAP from the coding sequence ATGCACATCACGGGCGACCACGCGGAGCTGGTCGTCGGCGGACGCCTCGACGTACGGAACGCGGCCGATGTCCGCCTCGCGCTGCACCGCGCCGTGGACGGCGGCGACGGCGATCTCGTCCTCGACCTGCGGCAGCTCGACTCCTGCGACGCCACGGGACTCGGCGTCATCATGGGCGCGCACCGCCGCGCCGGACGCTGTGGCCGGCGCCTCGTCCTGCGGGCCGTGCCGCCGCACATGCGGCGCGTGCTCGTCGCGACACGGCTGCACCGCATCCTCACCATCGCTCCCTGA
- a CDS encoding prolyl oligopeptidase family serine peptidase yields the protein MTRDTAAPVAAPRSPVADTLHGRSVEDPYRWLEDDDSPACDRWLAAQRALWETHAPHWPARPYFAARLRELAAAGALAGPGQSPPVVRGSRHFAVRAAGEDRRRVLAVVDDGAPDGAGRVVLDPLTVDPEGLTVLETWRPSWSGDLVACRLRDRRDGRQHLWTWDVATARPVEGPLPLRAPGSVAWLPGDTGFYCTATGDDGRQRVLLHRTGDPVSGDTPVLTTSDHLSVGTSSDGRWLVVNRSPGTMRGNALYLADISGGRFTDLSPQLLHDGTADGSQALLRFGPGSLVYAVTDAAAPRGRVCLVDPRHPRSADWRTVITPEDGAVIGACVALADPATGAARFLVTASRDGRPTVSLHETTGGKLADLPVPGRGPGRISGLTCPPGDTGVAWFSYTDHITPPTVHRVDLRDMRPRPVTPPPRAAAGVRVRQTTFPAADGTPVPICLILPPDGPGARGPLPTVLTAYGGFGATFAPGYSPTILAWVQAGGAYAVAGVRGGGDLGKQWHAAGSGPNKPTAFDDFAAAAAWLTAEGVTTPGQLAVKGTSHSGLMAAVALTRAPHGCAAAVVGAAVTDMVRYPLLGRGALWLGEFGDPGDPAALDTLLSYSPYHNVRPGTAYPAVLLTTHRTDPRVGAAHTRKFTAALQHATTGGPVLLRTQDGAGHGPDTAAQWADLEADALAFCAVHTRMPGPPASPTVRHDPPAASSARADP from the coding sequence ATGACGAGGGACACCGCGGCCCCCGTGGCCGCGCCGCGATCGCCGGTGGCCGACACCCTGCACGGCCGGTCGGTCGAGGACCCGTACCGGTGGCTCGAGGACGACGACAGCCCCGCGTGCGACCGCTGGCTCGCCGCGCAGCGCGCGCTGTGGGAGACGCACGCGCCGCACTGGCCGGCACGGCCGTACTTCGCCGCACGGCTGCGCGAACTGGCCGCCGCCGGGGCGCTCGCGGGGCCGGGCCAGTCGCCGCCCGTGGTGCGCGGCTCCCGGCACTTCGCCGTGCGCGCGGCGGGGGAGGACCGGCGGCGCGTCCTGGCCGTCGTCGACGACGGCGCGCCCGACGGCGCGGGCCGCGTGGTGCTCGACCCGCTCACCGTCGACCCCGAGGGCCTGACCGTCCTGGAGACCTGGCGCCCCTCCTGGTCGGGCGACCTGGTCGCCTGCCGGCTCCGCGACCGGCGCGACGGGCGGCAGCACCTGTGGACGTGGGACGTGGCGACCGCCCGCCCGGTGGAGGGGCCGCTGCCGCTGCGCGCGCCGGGCTCCGTCGCCTGGCTCCCCGGGGACACCGGCTTCTACTGCACGGCCACCGGTGACGACGGGCGGCAGCGCGTCCTGCTGCACCGCACGGGCGACCCCGTGTCCGGCGACACCCCCGTCCTCACCACCTCCGACCATCTGTCGGTGGGGACCAGTTCCGACGGCCGGTGGCTCGTCGTCAACCGCTCCCCGGGCACGATGCGCGGCAACGCCCTGTACCTGGCGGACATCTCCGGCGGCCGGTTCACCGACCTCTCCCCGCAACTCCTGCACGACGGCACCGCCGACGGCAGTCAGGCGCTGCTCAGATTCGGCCCCGGCTCCCTCGTCTACGCCGTCACCGACGCCGCAGCGCCGCGCGGCCGTGTCTGCCTGGTCGACCCGCGGCACCCGCGTTCCGCCGACTGGCGCACCGTCATCACGCCCGAAGACGGCGCGGTCATCGGCGCCTGCGTCGCCCTCGCCGATCCGGCGACGGGCGCCGCGCGCTTCCTCGTCACCGCCTCGCGCGACGGCCGGCCGACCGTCTCCCTGCACGAGACCACCGGCGGGAAGCTCGCCGACCTGCCCGTCCCCGGCCGGGGACCGGGCCGGATCTCGGGCCTCACCTGCCCGCCCGGGGACACCGGGGTGGCGTGGTTCTCCTACACGGACCACATCACGCCGCCCACCGTCCACCGCGTCGATCTCCGTGACATGCGCCCCCGCCCGGTGACGCCCCCGCCGCGCGCAGCCGCCGGCGTACGGGTACGGCAGACCACCTTCCCGGCGGCCGACGGCACCCCGGTGCCCATCTGCCTGATCCTGCCCCCGGACGGCCCCGGCGCGCGCGGCCCGCTGCCCACCGTCCTCACCGCATACGGCGGCTTCGGCGCCACCTTCGCGCCCGGCTACTCGCCCACGATCCTCGCCTGGGTCCAGGCCGGCGGCGCCTACGCCGTCGCGGGCGTGCGCGGCGGCGGCGACCTGGGCAAGCAGTGGCACGCCGCCGGGTCGGGACCCAACAAGCCCACGGCCTTCGACGACTTCGCCGCCGCTGCCGCGTGGCTCACCGCCGAGGGCGTGACGACGCCGGGGCAGCTCGCGGTCAAGGGGACCTCCCACAGCGGCCTCATGGCCGCCGTCGCCCTCACCCGCGCCCCGCACGGCTGCGCCGCGGCCGTCGTGGGCGCCGCCGTCACCGACATGGTGCGCTACCCCCTGCTCGGACGCGGCGCGCTGTGGCTCGGCGAGTTCGGCGACCCCGGCGACCCCGCCGCGCTCGACACGCTCCTGTCGTACTCGCCGTACCACAACGTGCGCCCCGGCACCGCCTATCCGGCCGTCCTGCTCACCACCCACCGCACCGACCCCCGCGTCGGCGCCGCGCACACCCGCAAGTTCACCGCGGCGCTCCAGCACGCCACCACCGGCGGCCCGGTGCTCCTGCGCACGCAGGACGGCGCGGGCCACGGCCCCGACACCGCCGCGCAGTGGGCGGACCTGGAGGCGGACGCCCTCGCCTTCTGCGCGGTCCACACCCGCATGCCCGGCCCTCCGGCCTCCCCCACGGTCCGCCACGACCCGCCCGCGGCGTCATCCGCGCGCGCGGACCCATGA